In one Chryseobacterium camelliae genomic region, the following are encoded:
- a CDS encoding FAD-dependent oxidoreductase yields the protein MSKVAIIGAGVSGLSMANYLEKNNIDYHIYERRTQNDLKGHGFILPKEGIEHLSSIIDIDDLYKKGSFLKKYLHYGQEGEIISEKDLDDVFVVSRSALIEILANGIPAEKISYNTTATLNGFSNGKADITLDENTPLEADIVVASDGSRSRIRRTIFEHETMKAVLENEVVNIIENEELASQIESNFLKFHHENGGLTFGVLKLSPSKILWYCQFDISKFFINEDYTPDCIKQFMQDHFGDWNPLISSIIEGSSYENAHIWRVYELEELNPFYHENVVFIGDSAHPLIPFTSQGVTSALKDSYTLTQLLLEGNDLQETFKKYEEDRKPEIEIHIKNGRALLNQFLLPLSEQPKNTLPISYK from the coding sequence ATGAGCAAAGTTGCAATCATAGGAGCCGGAGTTTCCGGATTGAGCATGGCCAATTATTTAGAAAAAAATAATATTGACTACCACATCTATGAAAGGAGAACCCAAAACGACCTGAAAGGACACGGATTTATTCTTCCGAAAGAAGGAATAGAACACCTTTCAAGCATTATTGATATTGACGATCTTTATAAAAAAGGAAGCTTCCTGAAAAAATACCTTCATTACGGTCAAGAGGGAGAAATAATCTCAGAAAAAGATCTTGATGATGTATTTGTGGTTTCCAGAAGTGCATTGATAGAAATTTTGGCAAATGGAATTCCTGCAGAAAAGATTTCTTATAACACAACCGCTACCCTAAACGGATTTTCCAACGGGAAAGCAGATATTACCCTTGACGAAAACACTCCATTGGAAGCCGACATCGTAGTCGCTTCGGACGGATCAAGAAGCAGAATCAGGAGAACAATTTTTGAGCATGAGACGATGAAAGCCGTTCTTGAAAATGAAGTGGTAAACATTATCGAAAACGAAGAATTAGCCAGCCAGATTGAAAGCAACTTCCTGAAGTTCCACCATGAAAACGGAGGTCTTACTTTTGGAGTATTGAAGCTTTCTCCTTCAAAAATTCTTTGGTATTGCCAGTTCGATATCAGTAAGTTCTTTATTAATGAAGATTATACTCCGGATTGTATCAAACAATTCATGCAGGATCATTTCGGAGACTGGAATCCTCTGATTTCATCGATCATTGAAGGTTCGAGCTATGAAAACGCTCATATCTGGAGAGTCTATGAATTAGAAGAACTTAACCCGTTCTATCATGAAAATGTTGTATTCATAGGAGATTCAGCACATCCGTTGATTCCTTTTACAAGCCAGGGAGTGACTTCCGCTTTAAAGGATTCTTACACATTAACTCAGCTTTTACTGGAAGGAAACGATCTTCAGGAAACCTTCAAAAAGTATGAAGAAGACAGAAAACCGGAAATTGAGATTCATATCAAAAACGGAAGAGCATTACTGAATCAATTCCTTTTACCATTAAGCGAACAACCGAAAAATACATTACCCATTTCATATAAATAA
- a CDS encoding PQQ-dependent sugar dehydrogenase, with product MKVTNYLSGIFCIIVFLSSCKKTTAQQTKPDGSAETHEANTSYKPAFEGQTRIKAVKTKTPYKIEVITKSLGRPWGIINLPDGRFLITEKTGYMNVVSTDGKQISKIEGFPKVDSKGQGGMLDVALDPDFKTNNIIYFSFSEPFGKGNLTSVAKGKLSQDLKAISGVQVIFRAEPSYDGDKHYGSRLVFDKDGNLFVSTGERSDKQTRVYAQKTDNYLGKILKITKEGKPAPGNPFIGKGGYKPEIYAYGIRNPQGLAIDSNGNLWDVEMGPRGGDEMNLIQPGKNYGWGDVTYGIEYSGEKINGGTTQKTGTEQPVYYWDPVVSPSGVTFYTGNIDEWKNNLFIGCLSGEHINRIVMENNKVVGEERLLLDQKERFRDVLNGMDGNLYAVTDSGKLYKISKK from the coding sequence ATGAAAGTCACTAATTATCTCTCAGGAATATTCTGTATCATTGTTTTTTTATCATCTTGTAAAAAGACGACTGCTCAACAAACAAAGCCAGATGGAAGCGCAGAAACCCATGAAGCCAATACTTCTTATAAGCCAGCTTTTGAAGGACAGACAAGAATAAAAGCTGTAAAAACAAAAACTCCTTATAAAATAGAGGTCATAACTAAAAGTTTAGGTAGACCTTGGGGAATTATTAATTTACCGGATGGGCGATTTTTAATTACCGAAAAGACAGGCTATATGAATGTTGTTTCTACAGACGGAAAACAAATTTCGAAAATCGAAGGCTTTCCCAAAGTTGATTCAAAAGGGCAGGGCGGAATGCTGGATGTAGCTCTTGACCCTGATTTCAAAACCAATAATATCATTTATTTCAGTTTTTCTGAGCCATTTGGAAAAGGAAATCTAACTTCTGTTGCCAAAGGAAAGTTGTCTCAGGATTTAAAAGCTATTTCCGGAGTACAAGTAATTTTCCGGGCAGAACCGTCTTATGATGGAGATAAACATTACGGAAGCAGACTGGTTTTCGATAAAGACGGAAATCTGTTTGTAAGCACAGGAGAACGATCAGACAAACAAACAAGAGTATATGCTCAAAAAACGGATAATTATCTGGGGAAAATCTTAAAAATAACTAAAGAAGGAAAACCGGCACCGGGAAACCCTTTTATTGGAAAAGGCGGGTACAAGCCTGAAATCTATGCTTATGGAATCAGAAACCCGCAAGGTTTGGCTATAGACTCAAACGGAAATCTTTGGGATGTGGAAATGGGACCGAGAGGAGGGGATGAGATGAATTTAATTCAACCCGGGAAAAACTACGGTTGGGGTGATGTTACGTACGGAATTGAATATTCGGGTGAAAAGATAAACGGAGGAACAACCCAAAAGACAGGAACGGAACAGCCTGTTTATTATTGGGATCCTGTAGTGTCACCAAGTGGAGTCACCTTCTATACAGGAAATATTGACGAATGGAAAAATAATTTATTCATCGGTTGCCTGAGTGGGGAACACATCAACAGAATTGTGATGGAAAATAATAAGGTAGTAGGTGAAGAACGATTGCTTTTAGATCAGAAAGAAAGATTCCGGGATGTGCTGAACGGAATGGATGGAAATCTTTATGCGGTAACCGATAGCGGAAAACTGTATAAGATTTCGAAAAAATAA
- the rpmA gene encoding 50S ribosomal protein L27, translating to MAHKKGVGSSKNGRESHSKRLGVKIFGGQEAIAGNIIVRQRGTQHHPGANVGIGKDHTLFALVDGKVVFTKKANNRSFVSVEANA from the coding sequence ATGGCACATAAGAAAGGAGTTGGTAGTTCCAAAAACGGTAGAGAATCTCACTCTAAAAGATTAGGTGTAAAGATTTTCGGAGGTCAGGAAGCTATTGCTGGAAATATTATTGTTAGACAAAGAGGTACTCAACACCACCCAGGTGCAAACGTAGGGATCGGTAAAGACCACACTTTGTTCGCTTTAGTAGACGGTAAAGTAGTTTTCACTAAGAAAGCAAACAACAGATCTTTTGTATCTGTAGAAGCAAACGCATAA
- a CDS encoding pyridoxal phosphate-dependent aminotransferase → MFTNNDINFEALKRKAYNGRWATLEDGIIPLTAADPDFRMSKEIENGIIEYIKDGYLSYGPFSGIPEFKKSVAEHFNTGKNGSFTPENVLAVNSAAMGMFMVAKYVLNPGDEAIIFDPVDFLFKKTVDAVGGNIKLCAVDSKTGDIDFDMLVSLIGPKTKLISICNPHNPVGRVYSKEVLKKISEIAAAHDLWVMSDEIWSDIVYDKREFNTYSSVSEEAKKKSFTVFGFSKSFGIAGLRIGAVLCNDQDLLDDFTEKSNFNSTIEGVSTLSQIAASVAIDRAKPWFNDFLTHLQHNRDLAHSMLSNSGILTPNFPEATFVIFPKIENGMSSEAFAQHVLQQGKVAIVPGSERWFGKGAEGHVRICFSTSQEILTEGLNKLINSF, encoded by the coding sequence ATGTTTACAAATAACGATATTAATTTCGAAGCCCTGAAAAGAAAAGCCTATAACGGAAGATGGGCAACATTAGAAGACGGAATCATTCCTCTTACAGCGGCAGATCCGGATTTCAGAATGTCAAAGGAAATCGAAAACGGAATTATTGAATACATCAAAGACGGATATCTTAGCTACGGTCCTTTTTCAGGAATTCCCGAGTTCAAAAAAAGCGTTGCGGAACATTTCAACACCGGAAAAAACGGAAGCTTTACTCCTGAAAATGTATTAGCCGTAAACAGTGCCGCAATGGGAATGTTCATGGTAGCCAAATACGTTCTGAATCCGGGAGATGAAGCGATTATTTTTGATCCGGTTGATTTCCTGTTCAAAAAAACAGTGGATGCTGTTGGCGGAAACATCAAATTATGCGCAGTCGACTCTAAAACAGGAGACATCGATTTTGACATGCTGGTTTCTTTAATTGGTCCGAAAACCAAACTTATCAGCATTTGCAACCCTCACAATCCTGTAGGAAGAGTATATTCCAAAGAAGTTTTAAAGAAAATTTCAGAAATCGCCGCAGCTCATGATCTTTGGGTAATGAGTGACGAGATCTGGAGTGATATCGTGTATGACAAAAGAGAATTCAATACCTATTCTTCCGTTTCTGAGGAAGCGAAAAAGAAAAGCTTTACGGTATTCGGATTTTCAAAATCTTTTGGAATTGCAGGGTTAAGAATTGGTGCTGTTTTATGTAATGATCAGGATCTTTTGGATGATTTTACAGAAAAATCAAACTTTAATTCCACCATTGAAGGGGTTTCTACCCTGTCACAAATTGCTGCAAGTGTAGCCATCGACAGAGCAAAGCCTTGGTTTAATGATTTCCTGACGCATCTACAGCACAACAGAGATCTTGCGCACAGTATGCTAAGCAATTCGGGAATTTTAACGCCTAATTTCCCTGAAGCAACCTTCGTAATTTTCCCTAAGATTGAAAACGGAATGTCGAGTGAAGCTTTTGCACAACATGTTTTACAGCAAGGAAAAGTAGCGATTGTTCCCGGTTCGGAAAGATGGTTCGGAAAAGGAGCGGAAGGACACGTTAGAATCTGCTTCTCGACGTCCCAGGAAATTCTTACAGAAGGATTGAACAAACTGATTAACAGCTTTTAA
- a CDS encoding tRNA-(ms[2]io[6]A)-hydroxylase, whose protein sequence is MFKLKLPTDPRWANIAEGNLQEILTDHAWCEQKAATNAIGLITMLPEYPEIVTELLAIAQEELDHFNQVHEIIKKRGYTFGRTRKDDYVNELVNFIQKGGNRDDLIVDKMLFAAMIEARSCERFKVLTENIQDEELKTFYRDLMISEANHYTTFIGFARQLGDPEKVNQRWEEWLEYEAKIIQSYGNKESIHG, encoded by the coding sequence ATGTTTAAGCTGAAACTTCCTACCGATCCGAGGTGGGCCAATATTGCAGAAGGAAACCTTCAGGAAATTTTGACCGATCATGCCTGGTGTGAACAAAAAGCAGCAACCAACGCAATCGGACTTATTACGATGCTTCCGGAATATCCGGAAATTGTGACCGAGCTTCTGGCAATTGCTCAGGAAGAATTAGACCATTTTAACCAGGTTCATGAGATCATAAAAAAACGTGGCTATACTTTCGGGCGTACCAGAAAAGATGATTATGTCAACGAATTGGTCAATTTTATCCAGAAAGGAGGTAACAGAGATGATTTAATTGTTGACAAGATGCTTTTTGCAGCCATGATCGAAGCAAGAAGCTGTGAAAGATTTAAAGTTTTAACAGAAAATATACAAGACGAGGAATTAAAAACGTTCTATAGAGACCTGATGATTTCGGAAGCCAATCATTATACTACTTTTATTGGATTTGCAAGACAGCTTGGCGATCCTGAAAAAGTAAACCAACGCTGGGAAGAATGGCTAGAATATGAAGCTAAAATTATACAATCTTACGGGAACAAAGAAAGCATCCACGGATAA
- a CDS encoding acyltransferase family protein: MNRDLYIDFAKGLATLSIIFIHTAFWSGQFYIAPEVRVFSLVFDVALFYALSGLTSGSNVEKTFYRLLKLQITYMIFVTLLFFLDYFFKVFGLAFFSLEWLHNFYSTFGSKYAAIDISTQPQWQNLGNWYLHQYTNADTFPVVMGSFWYLKVYFILSVFGVLILKFFPKHISWFIGICIALTAIFNIFPEYYPSGQVGYVAFYMTVFLVAHQMKGKKIPTKWIPALYGLVALALFWMFSYYGNEVFYKINKNKFPPTVIYIIWTLFSLTTLFVFYNRLKISKESFVTYIGKNAIFFYFAQGISSSLVYFLVVALKENMPWWVLMILIYLINIVLAFIIAAGLKKFDGFGWKILEFLRKKTASRSV, translated from the coding sequence ATGAACAGAGACCTCTATATAGATTTTGCCAAAGGATTGGCAACACTTTCGATTATTTTCATTCATACCGCGTTTTGGTCCGGTCAGTTTTATATTGCACCGGAAGTAAGGGTCTTTTCATTGGTTTTTGATGTGGCACTATTTTATGCTTTAAGCGGATTAACTTCCGGCTCAAACGTAGAAAAAACGTTTTACAGGCTTTTAAAGTTGCAAATCACTTATATGATCTTTGTAACCCTTCTTTTCTTTTTAGATTATTTCTTTAAAGTCTTTGGACTTGCATTTTTCTCTCTGGAATGGCTTCATAATTTCTACTCCACTTTCGGATCAAAATATGCTGCAATAGATATTTCAACGCAGCCACAATGGCAAAATCTTGGAAACTGGTATCTTCATCAGTACACCAATGCAGATACGTTTCCTGTCGTAATGGGTAGTTTCTGGTATCTTAAAGTGTATTTTATACTAAGTGTATTCGGAGTTTTAATTTTAAAATTTTTCCCGAAGCATATCAGTTGGTTCATCGGAATCTGTATTGCACTGACTGCAATTTTCAATATTTTCCCTGAATATTATCCGTCCGGACAAGTAGGATATGTTGCTTTTTATATGACTGTTTTTCTGGTTGCCCATCAGATGAAAGGGAAAAAAATCCCAACGAAATGGATTCCTGCACTGTACGGATTGGTTGCATTAGCTTTATTCTGGATGTTTTCTTATTACGGAAATGAAGTTTTCTATAAAATCAACAAGAATAAATTTCCTCCCACTGTTATTTATATCATCTGGACTTTATTTTCTCTCACTACCTTATTTGTTTTTTACAACAGACTTAAAATATCAAAGGAAAGCTTTGTCACTTACATCGGTAAAAATGCAATCTTCTTTTATTTTGCACAGGGAATCAGTTCTTCCTTAGTTTATTTCTTAGTCGTTGCGCTCAAAGAAAATATGCCTTGGTGGGTTTTAATGATTTTAATTTACCTCATCAATATTGTTTTAGCATTTATTATTGCAGCCGGATTAAAGAAATTTGACGGTTTCGGATGGAAAATCCTGGAATTTTTGAGAAAGAAAACCGCCTCTAGATCTGTATAA
- a CDS encoding DUF5686 family protein codes for MMSTNNFKYCLSCFSIIFFGFLQAQIAVNGKIIDEKTNTPISGVDIFINDSNTPYTKTSSANFSVKSDSVIYKLKFQKKNYALESINITAENFQDLIVKMSSEKVSNIEAVVIHNERPKFKNKKENPAYAIMQKVWERKRNNGLDKFDTYTYKEYEKIQFDANNLDSAFMKKKIFNKLEFIFDYKDSTASGKIGLPVFLNEAIYENYGENKPSKRTKRLLVAQKTSGFQDNQIITLTAKNLYRDINIYDNTLNYFDIGFPSPAGGTGFSTYDYNLVDTISIHGENAFKIRYQPKRTDVLAFQGYLYIDTDNYAVLGATLKSTQKINVNFINGISTELEYDNPDENTFLPRKFVTEIEMTPFSKKKTSKSIVAKRSVDYTEYQFNQPLEDKIFKRKEEEYDDKFVDKDDAYWLKARPDSLSKSEQGIYDMLDKLQQTPKFNRIVKLYETLGSGYYNITKGIDLGPIFSIYGKNEIEGDRIRLGARTYFTRNDPWRIQFYTAYGFKDQQVKYGAEARFMFNRVNRFTVGAGTRRDILQLGVQLTNDDGIMARTFASSTLFARGENASLSSVNQTNVFTSIEPWKNFQIRLDGTMQSIKSANPQGFNLMYYKDGNLRQTTNDSHLTLSLIARPGAKFSQTGIDRYEHGTLAPTIVLKYTRGIEGLFGSDFNYNKLQFMFYKPVLIGSWGKTLINFEAGKNFDTVPLALQNVIPGNQSYSLAQNTFAQLNYYEFVADTYTTLHLEHHFNGKILSYIPLIKKLKLREVAFLRAAYGTLSDASKAINVEGFKYSAPSEHIYYEYGVGIENIGFGNLRIFRVDFNWRGNYLDRPDISTFGIKAGFQVGF; via the coding sequence ATGATGTCAACTAATAATTTTAAATATTGTCTTTCCTGCTTTTCCATTATCTTTTTTGGCTTTTTGCAGGCTCAAATTGCTGTCAACGGAAAGATCATTGATGAAAAAACCAACACCCCTATTTCCGGCGTAGATATATTTATCAACGACAGCAATACACCCTATACAAAAACTTCATCGGCAAACTTCAGCGTGAAGTCCGATTCTGTGATTTACAAGCTTAAATTCCAGAAAAAGAACTATGCTTTAGAAAGTATAAATATTACTGCTGAAAATTTCCAGGACCTGATTGTAAAAATGTCTTCAGAAAAAGTAAGCAATATTGAAGCGGTTGTTATTCACAACGAACGTCCAAAATTCAAGAATAAAAAAGAAAACCCGGCTTATGCCATCATGCAGAAAGTATGGGAAAGAAAAAGAAACAACGGGTTAGATAAATTCGACACCTACACTTACAAAGAATACGAGAAGATTCAGTTTGACGCCAATAACCTGGACAGCGCCTTCATGAAGAAAAAGATCTTCAACAAACTTGAATTCATCTTCGACTACAAAGATTCTACCGCAAGCGGAAAAATCGGACTTCCTGTTTTCTTAAATGAAGCCATTTATGAAAATTACGGAGAAAACAAACCTTCAAAAAGAACAAAAAGGCTTTTAGTTGCTCAGAAAACTTCGGGCTTTCAAGACAATCAAATTATTACTTTAACCGCAAAGAATCTTTACCGTGATATCAATATTTACGATAACACTTTAAATTATTTCGACATCGGATTTCCAAGCCCTGCCGGAGGAACAGGATTCAGCACCTACGATTATAACCTAGTCGATACCATTTCCATTCATGGAGAAAACGCTTTTAAAATCCGTTATCAACCTAAAAGAACTGATGTTTTAGCATTTCAGGGATATCTTTATATTGACACGGATAATTACGCCGTTTTAGGAGCCACTTTAAAATCGACACAGAAAATCAACGTCAACTTCATCAACGGAATTTCGACAGAATTAGAATATGACAATCCGGATGAAAATACTTTCTTACCAAGAAAATTCGTTACGGAAATTGAAATGACGCCGTTTTCAAAAAAGAAAACCTCAAAAAGCATTGTTGCCAAACGATCTGTTGACTACACCGAATACCAATTCAACCAGCCTCTCGAAGATAAAATTTTCAAAAGAAAAGAAGAGGAATACGATGATAAGTTTGTTGACAAAGACGATGCTTACTGGTTAAAAGCAAGACCCGATTCGTTATCAAAAAGCGAACAGGGAATTTATGATATGCTTGACAAGCTTCAGCAGACTCCAAAATTCAACAGAATTGTGAAGCTGTACGAAACTTTAGGATCAGGATATTACAATATTACCAAAGGAATAGATTTAGGTCCTATTTTCTCTATCTATGGAAAAAATGAGATAGAAGGAGACAGAATCCGATTAGGAGCAAGAACGTATTTCACAAGAAACGATCCTTGGAGAATTCAGTTTTATACGGCTTACGGTTTCAAAGATCAACAAGTGAAATATGGTGCCGAGGCGAGATTCATGTTTAACAGAGTGAACAGATTCACTGTTGGAGCAGGAACCAGAAGAGACATTTTACAATTGGGAGTTCAATTGACCAATGACGATGGAATTATGGCCAGAACCTTCGCATCATCAACTCTTTTTGCGAGAGGTGAAAATGCATCACTAAGCTCCGTAAACCAAACGAACGTTTTCACTTCTATTGAGCCCTGGAAAAACTTCCAGATCAGACTGGACGGGACTATGCAGAGCATTAAATCTGCCAATCCGCAAGGGTTTAATTTAATGTACTACAAAGACGGAAACCTGAGACAAACCACAAACGATTCTCACTTAACCTTAAGCTTAATTGCCAGACCGGGAGCAAAATTCTCCCAAACCGGGATCGACAGATACGAACACGGAACATTAGCTCCGACAATAGTTTTAAAATACACGAGAGGTATTGAAGGCTTGTTTGGATCTGACTTTAATTACAACAAATTACAGTTTATGTTCTATAAACCGGTTTTAATCGGAAGCTGGGGAAAAACTTTGATTAATTTTGAAGCAGGAAAAAATTTCGATACCGTTCCATTGGCTTTGCAAAATGTAATTCCGGGCAACCAGTCTTATAGTTTAGCACAGAATACTTTTGCCCAGCTTAATTATTACGAATTTGTAGCAGATACCTATACAACACTTCATTTGGAGCATCATTTTAACGGTAAAATCCTTTCCTACATCCCTCTAATCAAGAAATTAAAATTAAGAGAAGTTGCATTTCTCAGAGCTGCTTACGGAACATTAAGCGACGCATCAAAAGCCATTAATGTAGAAGGATTCAAATATTCAGCTCCAAGCGAACACATTTACTACGAATACGGTGTAGGAATTGAAAATATCGGTTTTGGAAATCTTAGAATTTTCAGAGTAGATTTCAACTGGAGAGGAAATTATCTTGACAGACCAGATATTTCGACATTTGGTATCAAAGCAGGCTTCCAGGTAGGGTTTTAA
- a CDS encoding zincin-like metallopeptidase toxin domain-containing protein — translation MIQRLNYVLSRDIDSPLGENSVLYETFVVPPELKDSYPKSEKYTVVHHQAVFCKSGIEVFDRYEKDKMESDYFTIYYEETSKSTSIFFGTACRVKMGDYARQRLIRDYNSKGKTINYDGNTVDGSVSDFNGLIKLIAKDYGIDDTLLRGAIYLEILEKSKTNEAFKKVSSLNNQLADWLRGGIEATEKWKFTEENYDYIKFYVEPMYSNFQNKAGTSSFPKQEVKYKPIIPVPFPCNEYKNMSDNQQGIAETGLKKLSEFVASFDEISTAAVFNIVAATPTIADDILFAVTFLVKNFIEDNMPDSIKNIYNQLKVLFKEVQNIVSDIGSLITEKLNQEIAKINAFLCGILNGLISLVQLIIMLSAMIVDNIPIFELEKTSALELAKHQEKLEFIEDFVDLFDKNAKEFLNGIKKLFTDEKIWKDISTFISGLAKKISNYNEYFWAYFIGGVAFELILDAVIAYFTGGSSLVAEASAKISRLTAKAEQAGARALNFSKNLGKKIVNTAQDLYKWLEKEFLEMIEAIKNGKVAEWLKKKIDAIFGSGNRIQDEVVEDIEELFRKINDSFGFDGGRLLTIKELKKLRKLLKELYDVDLKIVDKDFGMKQKLKDWNSRGVVGSFNPRLKTMFLRSEVSELTVFHEMVHMKTWKRLSPEEYAKLPLWEDETMVWDAIWKTKEKWTKRELVDSYEYLNDKIRIPMGQPKLVIEEMDELVKLRKLGILK, via the coding sequence ATGATACAGAGATTAAATTATGTTTTAAGCAGAGACATTGACAGTCCTTTAGGAGAAAACAGTGTGTTATACGAAACCTTTGTTGTTCCTCCAGAGTTAAAAGACAGCTATCCCAAATCTGAAAAATACACTGTAGTTCATCATCAGGCTGTTTTTTGTAAAAGTGGAATAGAAGTTTTTGATAGATACGAAAAGGACAAAATGGAGTCTGACTACTTTACTATTTACTACGAGGAGACTTCCAAAAGTACCAGTATTTTTTTTGGTACAGCTTGTAGGGTGAAAATGGGAGATTATGCAAGACAAAGGTTAATAAGAGATTATAATAGTAAGGGAAAAACCATTAATTATGATGGCAATACAGTAGATGGAAGTGTCTCAGATTTTAATGGTCTTATCAAATTAATTGCCAAAGATTACGGAATTGATGATACATTATTGAGAGGTGCTATTTATTTAGAAATACTTGAAAAAAGTAAAACCAACGAAGCCTTTAAAAAAGTATCTTCATTAAACAACCAATTGGCGGATTGGCTAAGAGGGGGTATTGAAGCCACCGAAAAATGGAAATTCACAGAGGAGAATTATGATTACATCAAGTTCTACGTAGAACCGATGTACAGCAACTTCCAAAATAAAGCTGGCACAAGCAGCTTTCCAAAACAAGAGGTAAAATACAAACCCATTATTCCTGTTCCATTCCCCTGCAATGAGTATAAAAATATGTCTGACAATCAACAAGGGATTGCAGAAACAGGATTGAAAAAACTTTCAGAGTTTGTTGCCTCGTTTGATGAAATTTCCACTGCTGCTGTTTTCAACATCGTTGCAGCAACCCCTACTATTGCTGATGATATTTTATTTGCTGTTACATTTCTTGTAAAGAACTTTATAGAAGACAACATGCCTGATAGTATAAAGAATATTTACAATCAGCTAAAAGTATTATTTAAAGAAGTTCAGAATATTGTTTCAGATATAGGAAGCTTAATTACTGAAAAATTAAACCAAGAAATTGCAAAAATCAATGCTTTTCTTTGTGGAATACTCAACGGGCTTATCTCTCTTGTTCAATTGATTATAATGCTTTCAGCAATGATAGTAGACAACATTCCTATCTTTGAGTTAGAGAAAACGAGTGCTTTGGAATTGGCAAAGCATCAGGAGAAACTTGAGTTTATAGAAGATTTTGTAGATTTATTTGATAAAAATGCAAAAGAATTTCTTAATGGAATTAAAAAACTCTTTACAGATGAAAAGATATGGAAAGATATTTCTACTTTTATCTCTGGCTTGGCTAAAAAAATCTCTAATTATAATGAGTATTTTTGGGCTTACTTTATTGGAGGGGTTGCCTTTGAATTGATTTTAGATGCTGTTATTGCTTATTTTACAGGTGGAAGTTCATTAGTTGCAGAAGCTTCTGCAAAAATTAGTAGATTAACAGCCAAAGCAGAGCAGGCAGGAGCAAGAGCCTTAAATTTTTCTAAAAATTTAGGAAAGAAAATTGTAAACACAGCACAAGACCTCTATAAATGGCTTGAAAAAGAGTTTCTTGAAATGATAGAAGCTATAAAAAATGGCAAAGTTGCAGAATGGCTTAAAAAGAAAATTGATGCTATATTTGGAAGTGGAAATAGAATTCAAGATGAAGTAGTTGAGGACATTGAGGAGCTTTTTAGAAAAATTAATGATAGTTTTGGATTCGATGGAGGAAGATTACTAACTATAAAAGAACTTAAAAAACTTCGAAAATTACTGAAGGAGCTATATGATGTAGATTTAAAAATCGTAGATAAGGATTTTGGAATGAAACAAAAGCTTAAAGACTGGAACTCAAGAGGCGTAGTAGGCTCTTTTAATCCAAGACTAAAAACTATGTTTTTACGTTCGGAAGTTTCAGAGTTAACGGTTTTCCACGAAATGGTTCACATGAAGACCTGGAAAAGATTGTCTCCTGAAGAATATGCAAAATTACCACTTTGGGAGGATGAAACAATGGTTTGGGATGCAATTTGGAAAACAAAAGAAAAATGGACTAAAAGAGAGCTGGTTGATTCTTATGAATATTTAAATGACAAGATTAGAATACCAATGGGGCAGCCAAAGTTAGTAATTGAAGAAATGGATGAATTAGTAAAATTACGAAAATTAGGAATATTAAAATAA
- a CDS encoding DUF502 domain-containing protein — MKKPTFENLTSYFLKNFFQGLLIIGPIGLTVFVIWYIVTSIDNIVPSIAKEAPGLVFISILLSTAILGYLGNKFVVGRFFVDAIDRLLEKTPGIKHIYSPTKDVMSSFVGDTKKFNDPVWVKTNENPEIWRIGFLTQKEMADVNKHNYVAVYLPHSYAISGWVIVTEEKNIKPVVGMTAASAMKFAVSGGVAGFHSDDNIFKAPE, encoded by the coding sequence TTGAAGAAACCAACTTTTGAAAACCTTACCAGTTATTTCCTGAAGAATTTTTTTCAGGGTTTACTTATTATTGGACCTATTGGTCTTACGGTTTTTGTAATTTGGTATATCGTAACTTCTATAGACAATATTGTACCGTCTATTGCCAAAGAAGCTCCTGGCCTGGTTTTTATATCCATATTATTGAGTACGGCAATACTTGGGTACCTGGGAAACAAATTTGTAGTCGGACGATTTTTTGTAGATGCCATAGATCGTCTTTTAGAAAAAACTCCGGGTATAAAACATATCTATTCTCCAACAAAAGACGTGATGTCTTCATTTGTGGGAGATACAAAAAAATTCAATGATCCTGTTTGGGTAAAAACCAATGAAAATCCTGAAATATGGAGAATCGGTTTTCTAACCCAGAAAGAAATGGCAGATGTAAACAAACACAACTATGTTGCCGTTTATCTCCCGCATTCTTACGCTATTTCCGGTTGGGTAATTGTAACTGAAGAAAAAAACATAAAACCTGTAGTGGGTATGACTGCCGCTTCGGCAATGAAGTTTGCGGTAAGTGGTGGCGTTGCAGGGTTCCATTCCGATGACAATATTTTCAAAGCACCGGAATAA